The nucleotide window GTCTCCGGGTGGAACTTGTAGGTTTCAGCAGCGATCATCGTCCAGACCCTGTGCTCCTTGGCCGTTAGCGCTATCAAAGCCGTTCCAATCTTGTTTATCACCGCGCCGTTGACCGTTATACTGTCAGCACCCATGACGACCTTGTCCGTCATCTTCATGTAGTGTCTGGCAGCGGAATCAACGACGTAGATAACCGGGATGCCGTAGCTTGCCAGCTCCTTGGCGGTGAGCTTGCCCTGCCACTTGGGCCTCGTCTCGGTTACTATGACCTTTATGTCCTTCCCCTGATCCCAGGCAGTCTTCATGACGCTTATGGCTGCTTTGCTGTGGCAGTGGGTCATTATGACGTCCCCGTCCTCTATTCTCTTCGCCCCAAATTCGCCTATCCGCTCGAGGGCCTTCTCCGAGTTGTGGATGAACTCCTTGGCCGCGTTTATGACAATGAACTTCAGCTGCTCCAGATCGGCCCCGCTCGCGTAGGCGACCTTTCCCCGGTGCATGACGTAACGGAGCGCGTTGGGCAGGGAAACGGCCGTTGGCCTCGTCTCGTAGAGTACCTTTGCCGCATACTTCATCTCATTCCAGAAGTCGTCCACGTTGGTGGCCTTGCTCTTCTCGGCCTGGAGCTGGAGCGCGTAGGCTGCAAAACGACCTATCTTACCGGCGCCCCTTATCTCCATGCTCTTTATCTTCTCGGCTATCTCACGAACTTCCTCCGCAAGCACATCAATCACCCCGTATATCTAAGCTATGGGACAGGGGTTTATATACCTCACCGTCAATTGCTTGCAAAAATTTTGTAATTTTGGGGGACGTGTAGCTATAGAGGGAGGGCAAATAGACCGCCAACATGCATTTGGGCGTATACTGTGAGTAAACCCCATAGAAATGGACGCAGGTTTGGAATCCAGTAAAAACATTTGGGGTTAATTGGAAAGGGACATTCGCTCCAAGATAGGCTGATTAACAACCGTCAAAAACTTTCCACCAGCGCGGAAGCTTTTGGAAAAAGCTTCACCAAAAGCTCGTAGCTCCTCTTAGAAAGGGAGGCCACATGCAAGGATTTTACACCATAGGCACCTGTTTCAGGAGGAAGATAACTTAAATGAGGGCCTTCGAAAAAAGTTTACGCTTTCTTTGACGCCCATTGGGCGTCGATTTTCAGCTATCAAAAGACTGTAACATGAGTTCTCACTTTGTAAAACTGCTCTTTGGGGATAAAATCGCACGGAATTTATGCTTTCCAGAAGGAGCTACAAACTTTGATGAAACTTTGCGCAGGCAAAGTTTCTTATGGGGCCGGGGCCGGGATTTGAACCCGGGCTAGGGGATCCACAGTCCCCTGTGCTGACCAGGCTACACCACCCCGGCCATCAGCGAGACTAACTCGTGGGCATAGATTTATAAAGTTTTCGCATTCACACAATGCCGGTGGGGGATATGCGGCGCAAAAGGGAGGCACTCGTCGGACTTTTCACCGCGATGCGCGAGAAAAAGGTTGATGAGGACATAATAGACCTGCTGATGCTCATAAACTCAATACGCGGTGTCCATACCACCTCCTCCTGTTCCGGAAGGGTGGGGAT belongs to Palaeococcus ferrophilus DSM 13482 and includes:
- a CDS encoding ribose 1,5-bisphosphate isomerase, translated to MLAEEVREIAEKIKSMEIRGAGKIGRFAAYALQLQAEKSKATNVDDFWNEMKYAAKVLYETRPTAVSLPNALRYVMHRGKVAYASGADLEQLKFIVINAAKEFIHNSEKALERIGEFGAKRIEDGDVIMTHCHSKAAISVMKTAWDQGKDIKVIVTETRPKWQGKLTAKELASYGIPVIYVVDSAARHYMKMTDKVVMGADSITVNGAVINKIGTALIALTAKEHRVWTMIAAETYKFHPETMLGQLVEIEMRDPSEVIPEEELKEWPKNIEVWNPAFDVTPPEYVDVIITERGIIPPGAAIDILKEEFGWALKYTEPWED